A genomic window from Chitinophaga pollutisoli includes:
- a CDS encoding AIR synthase related protein, producing the protein MDQNLYAKRGVSAGKEDVHNAIRNIDKGLFPRAFCKIIPDLLGGDEQWCNIMHADGAGTKSSLAYAYWKETGDLSVWRGIAQDAIIMNTDDLLCVGATDNILLSSTIGRNKNLIPGEVIAAIINGTEEILEELRSYGMGIYSTGGETADVGDLVRTVIVDSTVTARMKRSDVISNDRIQAGDVVVGLASYGQATYEREYNGGMGSNGLTSARHDVFNKTVAEKYPESFDPAIPQELVFSGKKALTDMVDVPGFGQITAGKLVLSPTRTYAPVIRHMLEQFRPQIHGMVHCSGGAQTKVLHFIENLHVIKDNLFPVPPLFQLIREQSGAEWREMYQVFNMGHRMELYVPAEIAEDLIRISQTYNIDAKIVGRVEAAPEKKVTVKSEYGTFEYK; encoded by the coding sequence GTGGACCAAAACCTTTACGCCAAAAGAGGCGTCTCTGCCGGCAAAGAGGATGTGCACAACGCCATCCGGAATATTGACAAGGGGCTCTTCCCCCGCGCTTTCTGCAAAATCATCCCCGACCTGCTCGGTGGTGACGAACAGTGGTGCAATATCATGCACGCCGACGGGGCGGGCACCAAATCCTCCCTGGCTTACGCTTACTGGAAAGAAACGGGGGACCTCAGCGTATGGCGCGGCATCGCGCAGGACGCGATCATCATGAACACCGACGACCTCCTCTGCGTGGGCGCCACGGATAACATCCTGTTGTCTTCCACCATCGGCCGCAATAAAAACCTCATCCCCGGCGAAGTGATCGCCGCCATCATCAACGGTACCGAAGAAATCCTCGAAGAGCTCCGCTCTTATGGCATGGGCATCTACAGCACCGGCGGCGAAACCGCGGACGTGGGCGACCTTGTGCGCACCGTGATCGTGGACTCCACCGTTACCGCCAGGATGAAGCGCAGCGATGTGATCTCCAACGACCGCATCCAGGCGGGAGACGTGGTGGTAGGGCTCGCATCCTACGGCCAGGCCACCTACGAACGCGAATACAACGGCGGCATGGGCAGCAACGGCCTCACCTCCGCGCGCCACGACGTTTTCAACAAAACCGTCGCCGAAAAATACCCCGAATCCTTCGACCCCGCCATCCCGCAGGAGCTTGTGTTCTCCGGGAAAAAAGCGCTGACCGATATGGTCGACGTTCCGGGATTCGGCCAGATCACCGCCGGCAAACTGGTACTGTCGCCCACGCGCACCTACGCGCCGGTGATCCGCCACATGCTGGAGCAGTTCCGCCCGCAGATCCACGGCATGGTGCATTGCAGCGGTGGCGCGCAAACCAAGGTGCTGCACTTCATCGAAAACCTGCACGTCATCAAGGATAATCTCTTCCCCGTTCCCCCGTTGTTCCAGCTGATCCGCGAGCAATCCGGCGCCGAATGGAGGGAGATGTACCAGGTGTTCAATATGGGCCACCGCATGGAATTGTACGTTCCCGCTGAAATCGCGGAAGATCTTATCCGCATCAGCCAGACCTACAACATCGACGCGAAGATCGTGGGCCGTGTGGAAGCGGCTCCCGAGAAAAAAGTAACAGTGAAAAGCGAGTACGGAACTTTCGAATACAAATAA
- a CDS encoding bifunctional riboflavin kinase/FAD synthetase: protein MQVHRDLKKLPAFRNAVITIGTFDGVHTGHQHILQQLQEAAHACNGETVIITFDPHPREVLAGDKTVRLLTTLEEKIELLAHWGIHHLVVVPFTREFSELSATAYLEDFLISTFRPHTIIIGYDHRFGHNREGGLELLEAEQEKYGFRLLEIPQQVIHDAAVSSTRIRKSLQEGDVRLASELLGYPYFLQGKVVHGDKMGRKLGFPTANISLNDYRKLIPAQGVYAVTVSVGNGGALLQGALNIGTRPTFNGSELRIEVFILDFDREIYDAAIRVDFLEYIRSDRRFDSVEALVMQMKNDVEQARAISSRP from the coding sequence ATGCAGGTTCACAGAGATTTAAAGAAATTGCCCGCTTTCCGGAATGCCGTGATCACCATCGGTACTTTCGACGGGGTGCATACCGGGCACCAGCACATCCTCCAGCAACTGCAGGAAGCCGCGCACGCATGCAACGGGGAAACGGTCATCATCACCTTCGACCCGCACCCGCGGGAAGTATTGGCGGGCGACAAAACCGTGCGGCTGCTCACCACGCTCGAAGAAAAAATCGAGCTGCTGGCGCACTGGGGCATTCATCACCTGGTGGTGGTCCCCTTCACCCGCGAGTTCTCCGAGCTTTCCGCCACGGCTTACCTGGAAGATTTTCTCATCAGCACTTTCCGTCCGCACACCATCATCATCGGTTACGACCACCGTTTCGGCCACAACCGCGAAGGCGGCCTCGAGTTGTTGGAAGCGGAGCAGGAAAAATATGGTTTCCGGCTGCTGGAAATCCCCCAGCAAGTGATCCACGACGCCGCCGTCAGCTCCACCCGCATCCGTAAAAGCCTCCAGGAAGGCGACGTCCGTCTGGCCAGCGAGCTGCTCGGTTATCCGTATTTCCTGCAGGGCAAAGTGGTACACGGCGATAAAATGGGGCGCAAGCTCGGTTTTCCTACCGCCAACATCTCCCTCAACGATTACCGCAAACTCATCCCAGCGCAAGGCGTTTACGCCGTAACGGTATCCGTCGGCAACGGCGGCGCGCTGTTGCAGGGCGCGCTCAACATCGGCACCCGCCCCACTTTCAATGGCTCGGAACTACGCATCGAAGTGTTCATCCTCGATTTCGACCGGGAAATTTATGACGCGGCTATCCGGGTCGATTTCCTGGAGTATATCCGGAGCGACCGCAGGTTCGACAGCGTGGAAGCGCTCGTCATGCAAATGAAAAACGATGTGGAGCAGGCCCGCGCGATCTCGTCAAGGCCGTAA
- the holA gene encoding DNA polymerase III subunit delta yields the protein MDYQDIIKEWKNNKFKPLYWLEGEEDFFIDQVVNYAEHNLLTVADKGFNLTVLYGKDTDWATVINACRRYPMFAERQVVILKEAQGMRDLLKIEPYIDKPLESTIFVVAHKQGKLDGRSKMAKLVKDRGVMLSTKKLYDNQIPQWAEAYVRSQGLAISEKACIMLADHIGNDLSRIANEIEKLMVNLPQGKKIDEGDIEKYVGISKEYNVFELQNAIGQMDLGKAMRIIKYFSANPKAAPIQVVIPSLYGYFAKINLLFGAKGGEKEMAAALGVHPFFLKDYMSAARNFGPNGTERAILLLAQYNLRSIGIGDSGNEDGELMKEMVYRILRP from the coding sequence ATGGATTACCAGGATATCATCAAGGAATGGAAAAACAATAAGTTCAAACCGCTCTACTGGCTCGAAGGGGAGGAGGATTTCTTTATCGACCAGGTGGTGAACTACGCCGAACACAACCTGCTCACTGTAGCCGATAAAGGCTTCAACCTCACCGTGCTGTACGGGAAAGACACCGACTGGGCCACCGTCATCAACGCCTGCCGCAGGTATCCCATGTTCGCCGAACGCCAGGTGGTCATCCTCAAGGAAGCACAGGGCATGCGCGACCTCCTCAAAATCGAACCCTACATCGATAAACCCCTCGAATCCACCATATTCGTCGTGGCCCACAAACAAGGCAAGCTCGACGGCCGCTCCAAAATGGCCAAGCTCGTCAAAGACCGTGGTGTCATGCTCTCCACCAAAAAACTCTACGACAACCAGATCCCCCAGTGGGCAGAGGCGTACGTCCGCTCCCAGGGCCTCGCCATCTCCGAAAAAGCCTGCATCATGCTGGCCGACCACATCGGCAACGACCTCAGCCGCATCGCCAACGAGATCGAAAAACTGATGGTCAACCTCCCGCAGGGCAAAAAAATCGATGAAGGCGATATCGAGAAATACGTGGGTATCAGCAAGGAATACAACGTGTTCGAGCTGCAGAACGCCATCGGCCAGATGGACCTCGGCAAGGCCATGCGTATCATCAAATATTTCTCCGCCAACCCCAAAGCCGCGCCGATACAGGTAGTCATCCCGTCCCTATACGGCTACTTCGCCAAAATCAACCTCCTCTTCGGCGCCAAAGGCGGCGAAAAGGAAATGGCCGCTGCATTGGGCGTGCACCCGTTCTTTTTGAAAGATTACATGTCCGCCGCAAGGAACTTCGGTCCCAACGGCACTGAGCGCGCCATTTTGCTGCTCGCCCAATATAACCTGCGCAGCATCGGCATCGGCGATAGCGGTAACGAAGACGGTGAACTGATGAAGGAAATGGTATACAGGATCTTACGGCCTTGA
- a CDS encoding 3'-5' exonuclease gives MLYTVALDQLLLLDIETTPLTSSLDQLPAELQALWLEKNAKTLPDSENPAADYFERAGLTAEFGRIVCISVGFFFTENGQYQLRIKSFYGDDEREILAGFLDTVSRFHQKMQRFQFAGHNIREFDIPYICRRAIINGLALPAPLQLHQLKPWEQPLLDTLQIWRFGDFRNYTSLKLLAAVLGIPTPKDDIDGSQVGKVYWEEKNLRRIAEYCQKDVLTVGQLLLRFKGLPLMEKNGVEVVS, from the coding sequence GTGTTATATACCGTTGCGCTCGACCAGTTATTATTGCTTGACATAGAAACCACTCCGCTAACATCTTCGTTGGATCAGCTCCCGGCCGAGTTGCAGGCGCTATGGTTAGAGAAGAATGCAAAAACTTTGCCAGATTCTGAAAATCCCGCCGCCGACTATTTCGAAAGAGCGGGGCTGACGGCCGAATTCGGCAGGATCGTATGTATTTCCGTCGGGTTCTTTTTTACGGAAAATGGTCAGTATCAATTGCGTATAAAATCTTTTTATGGAGACGACGAGAGAGAAATCCTCGCAGGATTTCTTGATACCGTTTCGCGATTCCATCAAAAAATGCAGCGCTTCCAGTTCGCAGGGCATAACATCCGCGAATTCGATATTCCCTATATTTGCCGCCGCGCTATCATTAACGGCCTCGCCCTCCCGGCTCCCCTCCAGCTCCACCAGCTCAAACCCTGGGAACAGCCCCTGCTGGACACCCTACAGATCTGGCGGTTCGGGGATTTCCGGAACTACACCTCCCTCAAGCTGCTCGCCGCCGTTCTCGGGATTCCCACCCCGAAAGACGATATCGACGGCAGCCAGGTCGGGAAAGTATATTGGGAAGAAAAAAATCTCCGCCGCATCGCGGAGTATTGCCAGAAAGACGTGCTCACCGTTGGCCAGCTCCTGCTCCGCTTCAAAGGGCTCCCCCTTATGGAAAAGAACGGCGTGGAAGTAGTCAGCTAA
- a CDS encoding response regulator yields the protein MKQFDNKIDMAKHKVVYVIDDDEIFHFIVKKMFGLQGWDVRVNSFLSAEDAIEDLNDFAARRLPCLIILDMNMQRMNGWDFIEAFRELKTRLTTDVPIIMCSSSMNIQDMEKVKRTPELMAYITKPLDKHKMKVIEEYL from the coding sequence ATGAAGCAATTCGACAATAAAATTGACATGGCAAAGCATAAAGTAGTTTATGTAATCGACGACGATGAGATTTTCCACTTTATTGTAAAGAAGATGTTTGGTTTGCAGGGATGGGACGTGAGGGTCAATTCCTTTTTATCTGCCGAAGACGCGATTGAGGATTTGAACGATTTCGCGGCCCGGCGCCTCCCCTGCCTCATCATTCTTGACATGAACATGCAGCGGATGAACGGCTGGGATTTCATCGAAGCTTTCCGGGAACTCAAAACGCGGCTCACCACAGATGTGCCCATAATCATGTGTTCCTCTTCCATGAACATCCAGGACATGGAGAAAGTGAAAAGAACCCCCGAGCTGATGGCCTACATCACCAAACCGCTCGACAAACACAAAATGAAAGTAATCGAAGAATATCTCTGA
- a CDS encoding ATP-binding cassette domain-containing protein codes for MISVKNVTLSFGKRVLFDEVNINFTKGNCYGVIGANGAGKSTFLKILSGEIEPNKGSVEITPGERMSVLKQNHYEFDEVTVLNAVLMGNKKLWDIAHERDSIYAKEDFTEEDGMRAGELEAEYGEMGGYTAESDAGVLLGDLGVKEELHQTLMKDLSGALKVRVLLAQALFGNPDILLLDEPTNHLDVETIGWLENFLADYENIVIVVSHDRHFLDAVCTHVADVDRAKIKIFTGNYSFWYESSQLIARQISDKNKKMEDKRKDLMDFIARFSANASKSKQATSRKKALDKLVIEDIEPSSRKYPGIIFKQQREVGNQILNVEKLEKSIDGRKIFSDVTFSVNKGDKIAFLSKDHLALSTFFDIINGDQQADGGKLEWGTTVTKAYLPDDNAAFFKSDYNLLDWLRQYVPAHVTDVDEPFLRGFLGRMLFSGDEIMKKTSVLSGGEKVRCMVSRMMLQDPNVVILDEPTNHLDLESIQSFNESMKDFKGIVLFTTHDHTFMQSVANRIIEITPAGIIDRLCTFDEYLSDERVKTLRAEMYGEPVNA; via the coding sequence ATGATCAGTGTAAAAAATGTCACGCTTTCTTTCGGCAAAAGGGTTTTGTTCGATGAAGTGAATATCAACTTTACGAAAGGCAATTGCTACGGAGTGATCGGCGCCAATGGGGCCGGCAAATCCACTTTCCTCAAAATCCTGTCCGGCGAGATCGAGCCGAACAAGGGTTCCGTGGAAATTACCCCCGGCGAGCGCATGTCGGTTCTGAAACAGAACCACTATGAGTTCGACGAGGTAACCGTACTCAACGCGGTGCTCATGGGCAACAAAAAGCTCTGGGACATTGCGCATGAGCGCGACAGCATTTATGCCAAGGAAGACTTTACCGAGGAAGACGGTATGCGTGCAGGCGAACTGGAAGCGGAATACGGTGAGATGGGCGGCTATACGGCCGAATCCGACGCCGGAGTGCTCCTGGGCGACCTGGGCGTGAAAGAAGAACTGCATCAAACCCTGATGAAAGACCTGAGCGGGGCCCTCAAAGTAAGGGTGCTGCTCGCACAGGCGCTCTTCGGCAACCCCGACATCCTGCTGCTGGACGAACCCACGAACCACCTGGACGTTGAAACCATCGGGTGGCTCGAAAACTTCCTGGCCGATTATGAAAACATCGTGATCGTCGTGAGCCACGACCGTCACTTCCTCGACGCCGTATGTACGCACGTGGCCGACGTAGACCGCGCCAAGATCAAGATCTTCACCGGTAACTACTCCTTCTGGTACGAATCCAGCCAGCTGATCGCCCGCCAGATTTCCGACAAGAACAAGAAGATGGAAGACAAGCGTAAAGACCTCATGGACTTTATCGCCCGCTTCTCCGCGAACGCTTCCAAATCCAAACAGGCTACTTCCCGTAAGAAAGCCCTCGATAAGCTGGTGATCGAAGACATCGAGCCCTCCAGCCGCAAATATCCCGGCATCATCTTCAAGCAACAGCGCGAAGTAGGCAACCAGATCCTGAACGTTGAAAAGCTCGAGAAATCCATCGACGGCCGCAAGATCTTCAGCGACGTGACCTTCTCCGTGAATAAAGGCGATAAAATCGCTTTCCTTTCCAAAGATCACCTGGCCCTCAGTACCTTCTTTGATATCATCAACGGCGACCAGCAGGCCGACGGCGGCAAGCTCGAATGGGGCACCACCGTTACCAAAGCCTACCTGCCCGACGATAACGCCGCTTTCTTCAAAAGCGATTACAACCTGCTCGACTGGCTCCGCCAGTACGTTCCGGCACACGTTACCGATGTAGACGAGCCCTTCCTCCGCGGTTTCCTCGGAAGAATGCTGTTTTCCGGTGACGAGATCATGAAGAAAACCTCCGTGCTCTCCGGTGGCGAAAAAGTACGCTGCATGGTAAGCCGCATGATGCTGCAAGACCCGAACGTGGTGATCCTCGACGAGCCTACCAACCACCTCGACCTGGAATCCATCCAGTCTTTCAATGAAAGCATGAAGGATTTCAAAGGGATCGTGCTATTTACCACGCATGACCACACGTTCATGCAATCCGTGGCCAACCGCATCATCGAGATCACGCCCGCGGGCATCATCGACCGCCTCTGCACGTTCGACGAATACCTGTCCGACGAGCGCGTGAAAACCCTGCGCGCCGAGATGTACGGCGAGCCGGTGAATGCTTAA
- a CDS encoding HdeD family acid-resistance protein codes for MIHELSKYWGYIVFRGVIAILFAIFAFIWPALTLSVLVIFLGAYFLVDGIFSIIHGFQIMKKDESWWTFLLIGLMGIIAGGLMLFMPGITAIFLVTLVAIWAVVTGLLEIIVAIRLRKELTNEWMLILAGILSVVFGILLFMQPVVGVVVLAWYLGFYALFLGVFLLSVGFRLRKVHKSYENQHGKHA; via the coding sequence ATGATCCACGAACTATCCAAATACTGGGGATATATTGTTTTCCGCGGCGTGATCGCTATCCTTTTCGCCATTTTCGCCTTCATCTGGCCAGCCCTCACCCTGTCGGTCCTCGTGATCTTCCTGGGGGCCTATTTCCTGGTCGACGGGATATTTTCCATCATCCATGGTTTCCAGATCATGAAAAAGGACGAAAGCTGGTGGACCTTCCTGCTGATTGGCCTCATGGGGATCATCGCTGGCGGGCTGATGCTCTTTATGCCGGGTATTACGGCGATTTTCCTGGTAACGCTGGTAGCTATCTGGGCCGTTGTGACAGGGCTCCTGGAAATTATTGTCGCCATCCGCCTGCGCAAGGAGCTTACAAACGAATGGATGCTCATCCTGGCGGGGATCCTGTCGGTTGTGTTCGGCATATTGCTGTTTATGCAGCCGGTTGTTGGCGTGGTCGTTTTAGCCTGGTATCTCGGCTTTTACGCCCTGTTCCTGGGCGTCTTCCTCCTTTCGGTGGGCTTCCGGCTGCGGAAAGTCCACAAGAGCTACGAAAATCAACATGGGAAACACGCCTGA
- a CDS encoding S9 family peptidase — protein MRLLPLTACAAVMFSACAQKDKKMEKVNVPPPVAEKIKHEMTIHGDTRNDEYYWLNERENPKVIAYLEAENKYTDTMLSPVRGFRDKLFDELKARIKEKDESAPVFENGYVYYTRYEEGKEYPVYCRKKGADTAPEEVYLNVNDLAKGHAYFQVGSIDVSPDNRLLVYAQDTVSRRQYDLRIRNLETGELYPETIPNADPGIAWAKDNKTFFYGSKNPQTLRVEKIYRHVLGTDPAKDVMIFHEADETFSTWVGRTRSRDYITISSESTLSSETRILDASKPDGAFRVIQPRQKDMLYEIDHRGDKFYIKTNLNARNFRLMETPVGKTTMDNWKEVIPHRPDVLLQGFTLFNNFMVMSERKNGLSQVRIIPENGQEHYLDFGEPAYVASVISNPELDTKVLRYSYTSLTTPASTFEYNMETKEKTLRKQQEVIGGYDPKNYVTERVFATADDGTRVPISLVYKVGFEKNGQAPLLLYGYGSYGASMEPGFSSSRISLLDRGFCYAIAHIRGGQELGRQWYEDGKMFKKKNTFTDFIDCAEFLIENKFTDTSHLFAMGGSAGGLLMGAVVNMRPELWKGVIAAVPFVDVVTTMLDESIPLTTGEFDEWGNPKNKDSYDYMKSYSPYDNVEAKVYPNMLVTTGLHDSQVQYFEPAKWVARLREKKKGDNLLLLETNMEAGHGGASGRFKALKDVALQYAFMFYLLGIEK, from the coding sequence ATGCGCCTCCTGCCCCTTACCGCCTGCGCCGCCGTGATGTTCTCGGCCTGCGCCCAAAAAGATAAAAAAATGGAAAAAGTGAACGTGCCGCCTCCCGTGGCCGAGAAGATCAAGCATGAAATGACGATTCACGGGGATACCCGGAATGATGAGTATTACTGGCTCAACGAACGCGAGAATCCGAAAGTAATCGCTTACCTGGAAGCAGAAAACAAATACACCGACACGATGCTGTCGCCCGTGCGCGGCTTCCGCGACAAGCTATTCGACGAACTGAAGGCCCGCATTAAGGAAAAAGACGAAAGCGCCCCGGTTTTTGAGAACGGTTACGTGTATTACACCCGTTATGAAGAAGGAAAGGAATACCCGGTATATTGCCGGAAGAAAGGAGCAGACACGGCGCCGGAAGAAGTTTACCTGAACGTGAACGACCTGGCCAAAGGGCATGCCTACTTCCAGGTGGGGAGCATCGACGTGAGCCCCGACAACCGGCTCCTCGTATACGCGCAGGACACGGTGAGCCGCCGCCAGTACGACCTGCGGATCAGGAATCTGGAAACAGGCGAGCTTTATCCCGAAACCATTCCCAACGCCGACCCCGGCATCGCCTGGGCGAAGGATAATAAAACTTTCTTCTACGGCTCCAAAAATCCGCAAACACTGCGCGTCGAAAAAATCTATCGCCATGTACTTGGAACGGATCCCGCCAAAGATGTCATGATCTTTCACGAAGCCGACGAAACCTTCTCCACCTGGGTAGGCCGCACCCGTTCCCGCGATTACATCACCATCAGCAGCGAAAGCACATTGTCGTCCGAAACGCGCATCCTTGACGCATCCAAACCCGACGGCGCTTTCCGCGTGATCCAGCCCCGGCAGAAGGACATGCTCTACGAAATCGACCACCGCGGAGATAAATTTTATATCAAAACAAATCTCAACGCCAGGAACTTCCGGTTGATGGAAACACCCGTCGGCAAAACGACGATGGACAACTGGAAAGAAGTGATCCCGCACCGGCCGGACGTATTACTGCAGGGTTTCACGCTCTTCAACAACTTCATGGTGATGAGCGAAAGGAAAAACGGGTTGTCGCAGGTGCGCATCATTCCCGAAAACGGGCAGGAGCATTACCTGGACTTTGGCGAACCGGCTTACGTGGCTTCCGTCATCTCCAACCCCGAGCTCGATACCAAGGTGCTGCGCTACAGCTATACTTCCCTGACGACGCCGGCATCCACCTTCGAATACAACATGGAAACGAAGGAGAAAACGCTGCGCAAGCAACAGGAAGTGATCGGCGGGTACGATCCGAAGAATTATGTGACGGAGCGGGTTTTCGCCACGGCGGACGACGGGACGCGGGTGCCGATTTCGCTGGTGTATAAAGTGGGCTTTGAAAAGAACGGGCAGGCGCCGTTGTTGCTGTATGGTTACGGATCTTACGGCGCGAGCATGGAACCGGGTTTCAGCTCCAGCCGCATCAGCCTGCTCGACCGTGGTTTCTGCTACGCCATCGCGCATATCCGCGGCGGTCAGGAGCTGGGCAGGCAGTGGTATGAAGACGGGAAGATGTTCAAGAAGAAAAACACTTTCACGGATTTCATCGACTGCGCCGAGTTTCTCATCGAAAATAAATTCACCGATACTTCGCATCTCTTCGCTATGGGCGGTTCCGCCGGCGGATTGCTGATGGGCGCGGTGGTGAACATGCGCCCCGAGCTCTGGAAAGGTGTGATTGCGGCGGTGCCTTTCGTGGATGTGGTAACTACCATGCTCGACGAAAGCATTCCGTTGACGACCGGTGAATTTGACGAATGGGGGAACCCGAAAAACAAAGATTCCTACGATTACATGAAATCGTATTCGCCATACGATAACGTGGAAGCGAAAGTATATCCCAACATGCTGGTGACCACCGGTTTGCACGACTCCCAGGTGCAGTATTTCGAGCCGGCCAAGTGGGTGGCGAGGCTGCGCGAAAAGAAGAAAGGCGACAACCTCCTGCTCCTCGAAACCAATATGGAAGCCGGCCACGGCGGCGCGAGCGGAAGGTTCAAGGCGCTGAAAGACGTGGCGCTGCAATACGCATTCATGTTCTACCTGCTCGGTATCGAAAAATAA
- a CDS encoding Gfo/Idh/MocA family oxidoreductase has translation MANNSRRKFLRDLGSTAALIGAAPLAGLAAASGRRVLLQPEQRVSANDKIRIAGIGMGIMGFGDVTCALKVPGVELVAVADLYDGHLEKAKSVYGNHIQTTRDYREILERKDVDAVIIATPDHWHDTQAIAALEKGKAVYLEKPMTQQIEEGHKVIATQQRTKGILQVGSQRVSSVALAEAKRRYEAGDIGRLNLVEAKIDRHSALGAWQYSIPTDASPSTIDWNTFLKDTAKMPFDPVRFFRWRNYQAYGTGVPGDLFVHLITGLHFITGSKGPNRIFASGNLVQWQDGRDVPDLMVAIFEYPETPEHPAFQVQLRVNFADGGGGGEYTRLIGTEGVMELGWNDFTIKQHKLPKAPGYGGWDTYNTFTKDQQEAFVKDYMSKYSEADRKQERREDIKYSAPRGYDDRLDHFTNFFESMRSGKPVVEDATFGLRAAGPALAVNESYFKKKLINWDPVKMKIK, from the coding sequence ATGGCAAATAATTCCCGTCGCAAGTTTTTACGTGACCTAGGCAGCACCGCCGCCCTTATCGGCGCGGCTCCCCTCGCCGGTTTGGCAGCAGCATCCGGCCGGAGGGTCCTCCTTCAACCTGAACAGCGCGTAAGCGCTAACGATAAAATCCGTATCGCCGGCATCGGCATGGGCATCATGGGCTTCGGCGACGTAACCTGCGCGCTGAAAGTACCCGGCGTTGAGCTTGTTGCCGTGGCCGACCTGTACGACGGCCACCTTGAAAAAGCCAAATCCGTGTATGGCAACCACATCCAGACCACCCGCGACTACCGCGAGATCCTGGAACGTAAAGACGTTGACGCCGTGATCATCGCCACGCCCGACCACTGGCACGATACGCAGGCCATCGCCGCGCTGGAAAAAGGCAAAGCCGTTTACCTTGAAAAGCCCATGACCCAGCAGATCGAGGAAGGGCATAAGGTGATCGCCACGCAGCAGCGGACCAAAGGCATCCTACAGGTAGGCAGCCAGCGTGTGAGCAGCGTGGCCCTCGCCGAAGCGAAACGCCGTTACGAAGCAGGAGATATCGGGCGGTTGAACCTCGTGGAAGCCAAGATCGACCGGCATTCCGCCCTGGGCGCATGGCAATATTCCATCCCCACCGATGCTTCGCCTTCCACCATCGACTGGAACACATTCCTGAAAGATACCGCGAAAATGCCCTTCGATCCGGTGCGCTTCTTCCGCTGGAGGAACTACCAGGCCTACGGTACAGGGGTTCCCGGCGACCTGTTCGTGCATCTCATCACCGGGCTGCACTTCATCACCGGCTCCAAAGGCCCCAACCGCATCTTCGCCAGTGGCAACCTCGTGCAGTGGCAGGATGGCCGCGACGTACCCGACCTGATGGTAGCCATATTCGAATACCCCGAAACCCCCGAACACCCGGCATTCCAGGTGCAGCTGCGCGTGAACTTCGCAGACGGCGGCGGCGGTGGGGAATACACCCGCCTCATCGGTACCGAAGGCGTCATGGAACTCGGTTGGAACGACTTCACCATCAAACAGCACAAACTGCCCAAAGCCCCTGGTTACGGCGGATGGGATACTTATAACACCTTCACCAAAGACCAGCAGGAAGCCTTCGTGAAAGATTATATGTCCAAATACAGCGAAGCCGACCGCAAACAGGAACGGAGGGAAGATATCAAGTATTCGGCGCCGAGAGGGTACGACGACCGGTTGGACCACTTCACCAACTTCTTCGAATCCATGCGCAGCGGCAAGCCGGTTGTGGAAGACGCCACTTTCGGTCTTCGTGCCGCAGGGCCAGCCCTGGCTGTAAACGAAAGCTATTTTAAAAAGAAGCTCATCAACTGGGATCCGGTAAAGATGAAAATCAAATAG
- a CDS encoding succinate dehydrogenase/fumarate reductase iron-sulfur subunit, producing the protein MKLTLKVWRQKNAQDKGRFESYEVSDVSKDMSFLELFDVLNERLINEGKEPIAFDHDCREGICGMCSMYINGRAHGPWDQTTTCQLHMRAYNDGDTIVVEPWRAAAFPVIKDLTVDRTAFDRIIQAGGYISVNTGNAVDANAIPIEKQDADLAFAAAACIGCGACVAACKNSSAMLFTSAKVSQLALLPQGHPERTSRAEDMVMQMDKEGFGSCTNTGACEAECPKGISISNIARLNREFFSAGFTS; encoded by the coding sequence ATGAAGCTCACATTAAAAGTTTGGCGTCAAAAGAACGCACAGGACAAAGGCCGCTTCGAAAGCTACGAAGTTTCGGACGTTTCGAAAGACATGTCTTTCCTGGAATTGTTCGACGTCCTGAATGAGCGTTTGATAAACGAAGGAAAAGAACCGATCGCATTCGACCACGATTGCCGCGAAGGCATCTGTGGCATGTGCTCCATGTATATCAACGGCCGTGCGCATGGCCCGTGGGACCAAACCACCACCTGCCAGCTGCACATGCGTGCCTATAACGACGGCGACACCATCGTGGTGGAACCCTGGCGCGCGGCGGCTTTCCCTGTAATCAAAGACCTGACGGTAGACCGCACCGCGTTCGACCGTATCATCCAGGCCGGCGGTTACATCTCCGTAAATACCGGTAATGCGGTAGACGCAAACGCGATTCCCATCGAAAAACAGGATGCAGACCTTGCCTTCGCCGCTGCTGCCTGCATCGGTTGCGGCGCTTGCGTAGCTGCCTGCAAAAACTCTTCCGCAATGCTCTTCACCTCGGCCAAGGTTTCCCAGCTGGCACTGCTGCCGCAGGGGCATCCCGAGCGCACTTCCCGCGCGGAAGATATGGTGATGCAGATGGACAAGGAAGGGTTCGGTTCCTGCACCAACACCGGCGCCTGCGAAGCCGAGTGCCCCAAAGGCATCTCGATCAGCAATATCGCCCGCCTGAACCGCGAGTTCTTCAGCGCAGGGTTTACTTCCTGA